The DNA region GTTTGCAGTTCCTCACCGAATCTGTGCTGTTATGCTTGATAGGGAGTCTGCTCGGTATCGCTTTTGGGGCTGTGGTGGGGAAAGGCTTTGCATGGGCAGTGGGTCAGTTTTTTGGAGGACTCACCTGGCCCTCTGTGATTACACCGGAAGCCGTGTTAATTTCCGTTGCTGCGGGGACAGCAATCGGTATCTTCTTCGGTTACTACCCCGCCAGCCAAGCCGCCAAAATGGCTCCCATCGATGCTATTCGCCATACGTAAGGTGCGAACCGATTGTCGAAGCAATACTTAATATTCACAGTGAAAGGAGAAAAGTAATGCTTAATTCGCAAACCCATCCTGAATCTACGCAAGAAGTTCCAACACACAGAATGCCAATGACGTTGGACGAATTTCTGGAAAACGATGTAGAGGGTTATGAATATGTAAAAGGCGAATTAGTGCCGATGCCACCTGCATCCATGGAACACGGTGAAATCAGTAGTAATGTTCATTTAAGCTTAGGTTTGCACGTTCGCGAAAATCAACTGGGACGTTTATATATTGCCGAAACGACTTTTCAATTGGGTGACAGGTTAGTGAAGCCGGATATTGCGTTCGTGTCGACGGCTCGATTACCCGAAAATAGAGAAAAGGGTTCACCCGTGCCGCCGGATTTAGCGGTTGAGGTCGTCTCGCCTACAGATAAACACTATGATGTTACCGAAAAAGCGTTAGCCTATCTGAAAGCGGGGACACGCCTTGTTTGGGTGATTGAGCCCGTCGCGAAGACAGTGATGGTTTATCGCTCTGAAACGGATTTCACAGTGCTTACGAGTGAGGACACATTGACAGGTGAAGATGTCGTGGAAGGGTTTACGTGTCCCGTCTCCCAACTTTTTGAATAGATTTTGTTGTAGCGTAGACTGTTAGTCTGCGCACCGGATGACACAATCTAACATCTTGTGCTTCAGGGCCATTTTACCGCCCTCATTTCAGATGTTAAGGAGAAACAGTACCCATTTTTAGATAGATTAGACGGAAATAGACTTATTATCGCAGAAGAAACAGACGTTGAACTTGAACAACATATACCATAAACCCATGCCCCAAACGCTTCTACACCCTCCTCCCACGCAAGGCATCAAATACATTGGATCCAAGCTGAAACTCATCTCACACGTCTTGGAACTCGTCAACAAAGTCAACGCCAAAACAATTCTGGACGGGTTCTCAGGCACCACGCGCGTCTCACAGGCACTCGCGAAACTCGGTTATACCGTCATCTGCAACGACGTTGCCCCGTGGTCAAAAGTCTTCGGTACCTGCTACCTCCTCAACGCAAAACCGAAAGAAGCATATCAACCACTCATCGACCACCTCAACGCTGTTCCCCCTGTTGACGGTTGGTTCACGGAACACTACGGCGGACACGCCAACGGTGGATGCGCCATTCAGGAAGACGGACTCAAAAAACCGTGGCAACGCCACAACACCCGTAAGTTAGATGCGATTCGACAGGAAATCGAAAACCTTAAACTCGATCCAGTCGAAAAAGCGGTCGCGCTTACAAGTCTGATGCTCGCGCTCGACCGTGTTGACAGCACGCTCGGTCACTTTTCCGCCTATCTCAAAGACTGGGCACCCCGCGCCTATAAAGAATTCGTGCTGGAAGTGCCTGATGTTTTCAGATCGGAAGGAGAGCACCAGGTCCATCAAACCGACATCTTTGAACTCACGCCGCGTGTCTCTGTAGACCTCGCCTATTTCGATCCGCCTTACGGTTCAAACAACGAAAAGATGCCACCGTCCCGCGTCAGGTATGCCGCTTACTATCACCTCTGGAAAAGCGTTGTTCTTTTCGACAAACCTACGCTTTTCGGCAAAGCAAAGCGGCGAAAGGATACATCGGATCTCCTCGCCGCTTCGATATTTGAGGAATTCCGGCGCAATGCTGACGGACACTTCATCGCTGTCCACGCCATTGCGAAGTTAATCCGAGAGACACACGCCCGCTGGATTCTGCTCTCTTACAGTTCCGGTGGTCGCGCAACCGCCCAACAACTCAACGAAGTCATGCAAAACAACGGAACACTCCTCACTGTCCTCGAACTCGACTACAAAAAGAACGTCATGGCGGGTATGCGATGGACGGACGAGTGGGTGAACGCCGCTGAAGCACCAAACCGCGAATTCCTGTTCCTACTCCAAAAACACTAAAATTACAGTTTCAGAGATTGCGAAGTATCCTTGCAAAACGCCTTAACCCTCGGATGTTCCAAGACTTCTGGGTTCAGCATATATGCGGGTGCGCGCCCCTCAATCGCATCCGTAACCTGCCCAATCGTCCGAAGGTCCAACCGAATCCCAGATTCAACAGTCATGCCGGCGTTGTGATTTGTAGAGATGATGCGCGGATGGTCTTTGTGGATCGCTCGCGGTCCGTTTACCGGGTCATCCACCACATAATACCAGAGTCGGTTTTCACTGACAGCGCGGTTGGCGGCTGCATCGTCAACGAGGTTTCCACGCGATGGATTGATGAGAGACGCATGCGGTTTCATAGCACAAAGTTCCTCATAACCGACAACAGTATCCGCACCCGATAGGTGTAAGGATACCGTATCGCTCTCTTGGAAGAGTGCCAGCGGCGTATCAACAGCCTCCGCCCCATATTGCGCGGCAACTTCAGCGATATCCGGACGGATATCGTAAACCAAAAGCCTGCCCTGCTCGCCCAAAAGCGGACGCGCACGACGCGCAACCTCTTGACCGATCCGACCGAAACCGTACAAGCCGAGTGTAGAACCCATCACCTCATGCGTCTTGATAAGCCCAAAATTCCCGCTATGGGAATCCCTATTTAGCGTATAGACCCGTTTCAGGGTAGCGAACCACTGTGCAATCGCATATTCAGCGACGGTCACCATGTGTTCAGGAGCAATCGTGACGATGACCCCAGACGCCGTCGCCAAATCAACGTTAACGGTTTCATATCCGACCCCCCACCGTGCAATGATTCGGAGTGATTCCGCAGCTTGGTAGAAACTTTCATGAAAAGGCACCCCTCCTGCGATCACACCAACGACCCCCTCGGCGTGTTCCGCGGTAAATTCCGGAGGGTGGATACTCAACTCACCAAGTTTCTGCAAATCTGCCAACGCCGCATGACGCTCCGCAGTATCGAATTCAGTATTTTCAAAAATAGGAGAAAGAAGAATTTTGGTTTTCATAGCTTTATCTGTTTAGCGGCTGATACGCACGCCCCCCGCTTCCATCGCTTTTTCTGCTTCTTCTGCCGTTGCCCAGTTGAAGTCCCCCGGGAACGTATGCGCCAAGGCGGAATATCCACCCGCAAAATCAACGGCTTCCTGAGATGATTTTCCGTTCAAAAGGCTATAAATTAATCCTGACGAGAAGCTATCACCGCCCCCCACTCGGTCCACCAGTTCGAGATCCTCATAGATACGGGATAGGTAGAATTCTGAACCATCAAACAGGAGTGTCCGCCAATCATTCAGCCACCCGGTTTTGGCATCCCGTAACGTCGTGCCGATCATTTCAATGTTGGGGAAAGCGTCCTTAACACGTTGGGCAACTGCCTTGTAACTATCGGGTTCAAGGCTGCTATACGACTCAGTCGCCCCTTCCGCCGCGAAACCGAGAGACTTCTCGAAATCCTCTTCATTCCCGATGAGAACAGAGACATGCTCCATCATTGGTTGATTCGCCGCTTGTGCTTCCTCCGCACTCCAGAGTTTAGAACGGAAGTTCAGATCGTAACTCGTTTTGACCCCCGCCGCGCGTGCCGCCTTGAGGGCTTCTGCCGAGACAGCTGCCGCAGATGCCGACAACGCAGGTGTGATGCCGCTGAGATGAAACCATCGCGCGCCGCTAAATATAGATGCCCAATCGATGTCTCCAGGCTGGACCTTGGAGATCGCAGAATATCCGCGATCATAAGTGACACTGCTCGCACGTGGTCCCGCACCCATTTCAAGGTGATAAAACCCGTTGCGCTCCAAGCCGACCCCGTCGAAATCGACCCAAATGATGTTCGACATATCCACGCCGAGTTCACGACCTTTGTTACGGATATAGCGACCCGACCAATTGTCCACGAGTCGTGATACCCAGGCAGTCCGCAATCCGAGTTGCGCGGCGTTGACAGCGACGTTCATCTCCGCACCGCCAGCCGTGATTGACAGCGATGTTGTATTTTCAAGGCGCATAAATTCTGGTGAAGTCAGACGAATCATCGCCTCCCCAAACGTAACTAAATCGTACATAGTTCATTCTCCTGTTTTGATGTCTATTGTGTTCCGGTATTCGTTATAGAGATTTTCAATACATTGCCCACAGAAACAGTAGACCCTGCCGTATCCACCGACCTCTTTTTCAAGCAATTCGGTCATCGTAAATTCGTCTTGGCAGATCGCGCAGACTTCCATCAACGCTCCCGGTTCAGTCACTTCTTCGCTGGCTTTCCGCCGGGACATGAGGTGCAAAATCAACCAAACGACGATAGGCGTGAAAATTACAAAAATAATGAATAGCATACATAGCTTCCTTCATAACGACATAGAGGATCAGTGTTCCTATTACTATAGCGGATAGCCGTGAACGTGTCAACGGAAATTCTGCCCTATATGTTTGATAAATTGCTCAGATGTATGCTAAAATACAGAGACACTTTCCAAAATTGGAGTAACCTATCGCACATGTCCAAAATAGCCCATGTAGACGTTTATCCCACTGCCGTCGGGATGAAAGACATCTTTAATATCGGAACCGGTTTCGTTGGTGATCCGGGATCCGCAGGCGACCATGTTTTCGTCAAGCTCACAACAGACGATGGCTACGTCGGTTGGGGTGAACAACGCGCCCTCCCTTCATGGAGTTACGAAACCACCGAATCCATCACAACCACGGTTCGACATCACATCGCCCCGTTGCTCCTCGGACGCGATCCTCTGAATCTCAACCGAATCCAAGCATCGATTTATCAGACGTTGAAACCCGCCGTTAGCAACGGACACCCGTTCGCGAAAGCCGCCGTGGATATTGCTTTACACGACCTGCAAGGAAAAATCCTTGAGGTGCCGCTACATACCCTTTTCGGCGGGAAACGCCACGATACGCTACCGCTCTGCTATGCGCTGAGTATTGATACACCAGAGATAATGGGATTAAAGGCGAAAGCCTTGTCACCGTGCTCCTGTTTCAAAGTGAAGGTGGCTGGAACACCCGCGGAAGATGAAGAACGCCTACGCGCAGTGCATGAAGCCGCACCCGATGCCAAACTCTGGATCGATGCGAATCAGTCTTACACCCCAACGAATGCGCTTGAATTGTTGAAACGGGTCGCAGATGTCCGTGAAATTTACTGTATGGAACAACCCGTCGCAAGTCAGGATTGGTTCGGTATGAAGCGTGTCCGCGAAGATGCCTCAATCCCAATCGCTATTGACGAAGGGTGTTTCACCTACTTCGATCTGGCAAAGATCGCACGCTTGGAATGTGCAGATGCTGTCGTTTTAAAGGTGTGTAAATCTGGCGGGTTAAACGCATGTCTGAAGAGTGTGCCTATCGCTGAAGCCAATTCACTTGAACTCCTCGGCAGCGGATTGACAGAAGCCGGAATCGGGTTCATCGCGAGCGTGCACCTCTTCTCAACTTTGGACCTTGTTCTTCCCGCTGAACTCAACGCACCCGCTTTTCTGGAAACTATGGCGGTGCGTGGCATCCACATCCATGATCACGTCGCCACGGTCCCGGACGGTCCAGGTCTGGGTGTTACACCCGATGAAGACTACATCAAGGCGAATGTGCTTGACGTTGAGAATTCTTGAGCAGTATCAAAATCTCTATGAGGATCGCGATAACAACCGCTACAGCGCAAAGTAGGTAAGGACTCTGAACCCCCAATGTTGAGTCCGCTGCGATACCGCCCAGAAATGGACCTAACATGATTCCAACACCCAAGATGGCTTCGTGCCATCCACTTTTATTCCCCTTATCCATATGCCGATCCAGACCGTAATAGAGACTGCTGAAGTAGGTAAACGCAACAGACACACCGATCACCGCAAAAGCAAAAGCCCAGAGAATCGTATGTTGGGTCAACCCGATTCCGAGGAAACTCAGGATTGCCAGGAGTTGAACGATGAGTAATGGCGTGAATTGATAGTGCCACCGTGTCGAGTAACCGGTCCCGAGGACCAGGAACGCCACCGTTTGCACACCACCGAGAACGAGCATCAGATTTCCGTATATTGCGGGACGTATCCCCATCTCTAACATGAGTTTCGGTGCAAGCCGCCGTAGGACACCCAGGGCAAACCATGAGACAAAATTCGCACACCGTGCAACGTGGAGATATGTCGCTCGAACGGGTGGAGGAGGATAGAGTATCTCAGGGGGTTCTGCGTCAGATGCATCGGTCTGGTCAGCCGGACGTGAGGGATCGGATTGGGCAATACGGGACGCATAAATTGTCAAGAGCGTGAGCAGACACGCCCCACCACCGAGATAGAAAGGTCTAAACGGATTGACCGCGCCGTAGAGATAACTGGAGAACGCCGGCCCCAAGGTCGTGCCGATGCTCCAAAATAAGTTGAAGAGCATAATCCGTTGGATTAATTCACCTTCACCTTCCCTCTCGGCAAGCCAGGCTTCGTAAGCGGGCCAGAAGAGTGCCATACTGATACCAATTCCAGGAAAGACACTCAGGAGATGTCCGCTATTTCGACAAAAGGTGAGTCCAATGCAGGCAGCACCGAGCATCAAACACGCGGCGTAAAGAATATACCGACGCTCTATCCGGTCGGAGAGCCTCCCACAGGGGATCGCGAGCAGCGCAAAAATCCCGTTAGTGATTGCCATTAAAATGCCAAGGAAGGTTGAGGAGAGTCCTAAATGACTGGTATAAAAAGAGGTATTCGTTAAGATGCTGCTCAGGGCAAAGTCAAGCAGTAGGACCGGCACGTAAACAGTGAGGAGTTGGAGCGGTTTCAGGCGCATTCAGGCATCGGAGTTGAAGACCCCTCCTACATTATGGCATCACAATCTCGGCATCAATCATGTGATAGCCTGTCGCGCCAACGGGTTCTACTTCAATACCGATTTCGTCTTGCGTAACACCACTGTTGCCGGTGGCTCTTGCGTAAATCTCAACAGGTTCCGATTCTTCAGGAACTTGCCATTCCCATTTCCAGAGCACCCACGCCAGCGGGGTATCTTTCGCCCAAATTTCCGCTTCTTCCCACGTCTGTCCGTAGTCGATACTCACTTCTACTTTCTTGATACCGCCGTGATTGCCTGCATCGAACGCTGCGCCACTGACTGTGTAGACCTTGCCGCCAGGAATTTCCTCGCCTTCACTCGGTGTCCCAATCATTGTGGCGAGTTTTACATTCGCGATCGGATCCCATCCCCGTTTCTCCCAGTAACTTTCGTGTTCCCTCGCCAACTGGATGTTGATGATCCATTTCGGATTTTTCGTACCGTAATGACCGGGGTTCAGCAATCGGACAGGGAAGCCGTGTTCAGTCGGTAAGGGTTCCTCGTTCATTTCATAAGCGAGAAGCGTCTCATCGTGCATCGCGTCCTCCAGAGGAATCGCGGTATGGTAGCCATCTGCACACCGGAAGACGACCACTTTGACATCGGATGTGGGTCCGACTTTTTCAAGCAGATCGCGCAACCGAACGCCTTTCCACACCGCATTGCTCATCTGTTCTGTGCCGATCGGGTCGCCGATACACTTCAAGGTTCGCATCGCTGTGACGGATTCCATCGCTGTGATCTCTTCGAGTCGCAGCGGGGGTATCCGTTTTTCAATGAGCCCGGTCATTGGCAATCGCCATGTCGCGGCGTCCAGTTCAACAGGATCCCCAATCTGTAGGATATAGAAATCAGCATTCGGGGTTATCAGTGTGCTCGGCTTCATTTGTGGCACTGCTGCCGCGTCCGCTTCCAATTGAAGGGGTAGGACCATGCCGGCTGCGCTAATCGCGCTTAGTTTTATGAACGTTCGTCTCTTCATCTTTTAATTATTCCTCGCGGTTCGATGAGGTTCATTGAGTAAATACTGTTAATTGGCATATATCCGCCTGCATGTTTTTGCTTGGGGCGTTTTTGCTTGGGGTCTTTGATAGGGTGTTTCTGCGTATTTCTGCGTATTGCTGCGTATTGTTGCAGGCTGCACGCTTTGGATTGCGTTTTCTATTCTTCCTTGCGTCTTTTTCTACTTAGCATGCGCATCGTAATTTTTACGACACCTCTCACCATAATTGCCGTGCCGCTGCACAGGAAGAGGGGTAATCCCCATCGCCAGTGAAAGAAAAAGTAAGCGATAAAACTGACACACATCAAAGCGATGAACGTGTTCAGAAGTTTTCTGTTTTCATACCATTTCTGCATTTTACACCGAGGGACGGATTTCCATGTTTGTCCATTTTTTCTTTACGCTTTTTGGGAGACCATACTTGAAAGGATACCCAGAATTTTGTCGCATTGCCCAATCGCATAGACTCCCATGTCAATGTGGAGTTTCTGCCCCTCCAATTTGAGAAAGAGCCAATCTGTACCTGAAGTCGTAACA from Candidatus Poribacteria bacterium includes:
- a CDS encoding DNA methyltransferase, coding for MPQTLLHPPPTQGIKYIGSKLKLISHVLELVNKVNAKTILDGFSGTTRVSQALAKLGYTVICNDVAPWSKVFGTCYLLNAKPKEAYQPLIDHLNAVPPVDGWFTEHYGGHANGGCAIQEDGLKKPWQRHNTRKLDAIRQEIENLKLDPVEKAVALTSLMLALDRVDSTLGHFSAYLKDWAPRAYKEFVLEVPDVFRSEGEHQVHQTDIFELTPRVSVDLAYFDPPYGSNNEKMPPSRVRYAAYYHLWKSVVLFDKPTLFGKAKRRKDTSDLLAASIFEEFRRNADGHFIAVHAIAKLIRETHARWILLSYSSGGRATAQQLNEVMQNNGTLLTVLELDYKKNVMAGMRWTDEWVNAAEAPNREFLFLLQKH
- a CDS encoding MFS transporter; the encoded protein is MRLKPLQLLTVYVPVLLLDFALSSILTNTSFYTSHLGLSSTFLGILMAITNGIFALLAIPCGRLSDRIERRYILYAACLMLGAACIGLTFCRNSGHLLSVFPGIGISMALFWPAYEAWLAEREGEGELIQRIMLFNLFWSIGTTLGPAFSSYLYGAVNPFRPFYLGGGACLLTLLTIYASRIAQSDPSRPADQTDASDAEPPEILYPPPPVRATYLHVARCANFVSWFALGVLRRLAPKLMLEMGIRPAIYGNLMLVLGGVQTVAFLVLGTGYSTRWHYQFTPLLIVQLLAILSFLGIGLTQHTILWAFAFAVIGVSVAFTYFSSLYYGLDRHMDKGNKSGWHEAILGVGIMLGPFLGGIAADSTLGVQSPYLLCAVAVVIAILIEILILLKNSQRQAHSP
- a CDS encoding Uma2 family endonuclease — its product is MPMTLDEFLENDVEGYEYVKGELVPMPPASMEHGEISSNVHLSLGLHVRENQLGRLYIAETTFQLGDRLVKPDIAFVSTARLPENREKGSPVPPDLAVEVVSPTDKHYDVTEKALAYLKAGTRLVWVIEPVAKTVMVYRSETDFTVLTSEDTLTGEDVVEGFTCPVSQLFE
- a CDS encoding molybdopterin-dependent oxidoreductase, translating into MKRRTFIKLSAISAAGMVLPLQLEADAAAVPQMKPSTLITPNADFYILQIGDPVELDAATWRLPMTGLIEKRIPPLRLEEITAMESVTAMRTLKCIGDPIGTEQMSNAVWKGVRLRDLLEKVGPTSDVKVVVFRCADGYHTAIPLEDAMHDETLLAYEMNEEPLPTEHGFPVRLLNPGHYGTKNPKWIINIQLAREHESYWEKRGWDPIANVKLATMIGTPSEGEEIPGGKVYTVSGAAFDAGNHGGIKKVEVSIDYGQTWEEAEIWAKDTPLAWVLWKWEWQVPEESEPVEIYARATGNSGVTQDEIGIEVEPVGATGYHMIDAEIVMP
- a CDS encoding sugar kinase; its protein translation is MYDLVTFGEAMIRLTSPEFMRLENTTSLSITAGGAEMNVAVNAAQLGLRTAWVSRLVDNWSGRYIRNKGRELGVDMSNIIWVDFDGVGLERNGFYHLEMGAGPRASSVTYDRGYSAISKVQPGDIDWASIFSGARWFHLSGITPALSASAAAVSAEALKAARAAGVKTSYDLNFRSKLWSAEEAQAANQPMMEHVSVLIGNEEDFEKSLGFAAEGATESYSSLEPDSYKAVAQRVKDAFPNIEMIGTTLRDAKTGWLNDWRTLLFDGSEFYLSRIYEDLELVDRVGGGDSFSSGLIYSLLNGKSSQEAVDFAGGYSALAHTFPGDFNWATAEEAEKAMEAGGVRISR
- a CDS encoding muconate cycloisomerase, with the translated sequence MSKIAHVDVYPTAVGMKDIFNIGTGFVGDPGSAGDHVFVKLTTDDGYVGWGEQRALPSWSYETTESITTTVRHHIAPLLLGRDPLNLNRIQASIYQTLKPAVSNGHPFAKAAVDIALHDLQGKILEVPLHTLFGGKRHDTLPLCYALSIDTPEIMGLKAKALSPCSCFKVKVAGTPAEDEERLRAVHEAAPDAKLWIDANQSYTPTNALELLKRVADVREIYCMEQPVASQDWFGMKRVREDASIPIAIDEGCFTYFDLAKIARLECADAVVLKVCKSGGLNACLKSVPIAEANSLELLGSGLTEAGIGFIASVHLFSTLDLVLPAELNAPAFLETMAVRGIHIHDHVATVPDGPGLGVTPDEDYIKANVLDVENS